A window from Candidatus Polarisedimenticolia bacterium encodes these proteins:
- a CDS encoding cbb3-type cytochrome c oxidase subunit II produces the protein MSRLERLGSIALVAGLALCAITVAVQGWLPWARQREAPIEKVQVGAVVPLWFEDLAARYPEEFKRYFGEPTPATFAKVMEKGEEVYRDEACWRCHTRSARPLRRRDGQVGSPSYPGRTQNALRLPRLFGAKRLGPDLIQEAGHHSNDWQVAHLWEPRILVPPSLMPSFKWLFDPPGAGGGPHPNARGLALVAFIQWLGSPTERPDAPLLQLDAAPNTAAP, from the coding sequence ATGAGCCGTCTGGAGCGACTCGGAAGCATCGCCCTCGTCGCGGGGTTGGCGCTGTGCGCCATCACGGTGGCGGTGCAAGGGTGGCTTCCCTGGGCGAGGCAGCGGGAGGCGCCGATCGAGAAGGTGCAAGTGGGCGCCGTGGTGCCGCTGTGGTTCGAGGACCTCGCGGCGCGTTACCCGGAGGAGTTCAAGAGATACTTCGGCGAGCCGACCCCGGCGACGTTCGCCAAGGTGATGGAGAAAGGCGAGGAAGTCTATCGGGACGAGGCCTGCTGGCGCTGTCACACGCGTTCAGCCCGTCCCCTCCGGCGCAGGGACGGCCAGGTCGGATCACCCTCGTATCCGGGGCGGACGCAGAACGCCCTCCGGCTGCCCCGCCTCTTCGGCGCGAAGCGCCTGGGGCCCGATCTGATCCAGGAAGCCGGCCATCATTCCAACGACTGGCAGGTGGCGCATCTCTGGGAGCCCCGGATCCTTGTCCCGCCTTCCCTCATGCCTTCCTTCAAGTGGCTGTTCGATCCCCCCGGAGCCGGCGGCGGCCCTCACCCAAACGCCCGCGGCCTCGCGCTCGTCGCCTTCATCCAGTGGCTCGGCTCCCCAACCGAGCGCCCCGACGCCCCCCTGCTTCAGCTCGACGCAGCGCCAAATACTGCGGCGCCTTAG
- the gnd gene encoding decarboxylating 6-phosphogluconate dehydrogenase, producing MQLGMIGLGRMGANMVSRLLKGDHQCVVFDRNPEVALTLAKHGAVAASSLEDLASKLRPPRAVWLMVPASAVDGVVATLVPLLQKGDVVVDGGNSHHADDIRRAAELEKSGILHLDVGTSGGIWGRERGYCLMIGGTEAAVLKLEPIFRTLAPGLESVPRTSGREKVGGTVEEGYLHCGPPGAGHFVKMVHNGIEYGLMAAYAEGLNVLRHAGIGNQPRQADAETTPLQHPERYRYDLNLADIAEVWRRGSVIASWLLDLTALALLKQPGLESFSGRVSDSGEGRWTLEAALDEGCPAPVLGAALFQRFASRGEEDFANRLLSAMRFEFGGHQEKKP from the coding sequence ATGCAGCTGGGAATGATTGGATTGGGACGAATGGGGGCGAACATGGTGAGCCGCCTCCTCAAGGGCGATCACCAATGCGTCGTCTTCGACCGGAATCCGGAGGTGGCGCTGACGCTCGCGAAGCACGGGGCCGTCGCCGCGTCGAGCCTGGAGGATCTGGCGTCGAAGCTGAGGCCGCCGCGCGCCGTCTGGCTGATGGTCCCCGCCTCGGCGGTCGACGGCGTCGTGGCGACGCTGGTCCCTTTGCTCCAGAAAGGCGACGTCGTCGTCGACGGCGGCAACTCGCACCACGCCGACGACATCCGCCGCGCGGCCGAGCTGGAGAAAAGCGGCATCCTCCACCTCGACGTCGGGACGAGCGGCGGCATCTGGGGGCGCGAGCGCGGCTATTGCCTGATGATCGGCGGGACCGAAGCGGCCGTCCTGAAGCTCGAGCCGATCTTTCGGACCCTCGCTCCGGGGCTGGAGAGCGTTCCCCGCACTTCGGGCCGCGAGAAGGTCGGCGGCACCGTCGAGGAGGGCTACCTGCACTGCGGCCCGCCCGGTGCCGGCCACTTCGTCAAGATGGTCCACAACGGCATCGAGTACGGCCTGATGGCGGCCTATGCTGAAGGGCTCAACGTCCTGCGCCACGCCGGGATCGGCAATCAGCCGCGCCAGGCGGACGCCGAGACGACGCCGCTGCAGCATCCGGAACGCTACCGCTACGATCTGAACCTGGCCGACATCGCCGAGGTGTGGCGCCGCGGGAGCGTGATCGCCTCGTGGCTGCTCGATCTCACGGCGCTCGCGCTGCTCAAGCAGCCGGGGCTGGAGAGCTTCTCAGGGCGCGTGTCCGACTCCGGGGAAGGACGCTGGACCCTCGAGGCGGCACTCGACGAGGGGTGCCCCGCTCCCGTCCTCGGCGCGGCGCTCTTCCAGCGCTTCGCGTCGCGCGGCGAGGAGGACTTCGCGAACCGGCTGCTCTCTGCGATGCGCTTCGAGTTCGGCGGGCATCAGGAGAAGAAGCCATGA